A DNA window from Hordeum vulgare subsp. vulgare chromosome 1H, MorexV3_pseudomolecules_assembly, whole genome shotgun sequence contains the following coding sequences:
- the LOC123398750 gene encoding uncharacterized protein LOC123398750, translated as MASFRALATAAVFLLVALSTSHIASSLRPGLGVCRASGYLPGKSGNCEKSNDPDCCEDGKRYPQYHCSPPVTATTKAVLTLNSFEKGKDGGGPSECDNSYHSDKELVVALSTGWFKNMARCGHRIKITANGNSVHAKVVDECDSVYGCDADHNYEPPCDNNIVDASPAVWNALGLDQDVGMEGITWSEELKEKNVTVMEQLDINFLAQKLTLELTNQEKGQYVTCPVKPVVITLHIHGAASSTASKHVPKPSGGRCHISGFLYGKAGKCNKENGSDCCIPRHRYPQFRCSPPVSLKTTATLTLNSFARGGDGGGPSFCDDRYHKDSELVVALSTGWLRLDGTRRCNKMIRISGNRRSVLAKVVDECDSVHGCDKEHNFEPPCANNIVDGSPAVWKALGLNKNIGEFKIIWSDV; from the exons CCGCCGCGGTCTTCCTCCTGGTGGCGCTCTCCACGTCGCACATCGCCTCCTCCCTTCGCCCCGGCCTAGGGGTGTGCCGTGCCAGCGGCTATCTTCCGGGCAAGTCCGGCAACTGCGAGAAGAGCAACGACCCGGACTGCTGCGAAGACGGCAAGAGGTACCCGCAGTACCACTGCTCGCCGCCGGTCACCGCGACCACCAAGGCCGTCCTGACGCTCAACagcttcgagaagggcaaggatgGCGGTGGCCCGTCAGAGTGCGACAACTCGTACCACAGCGACAAGGAACTGGTCGTCGCGCTCTCCACCGGCTGGTTCAAGAACATGGCACGGTGCGGGCACCGCATCAAGATCACTGCCAATGGCAACTCCGTGCACGCCAAGGTGGTGGACGAGTGCGACTCCGTGTATGGCTGTGACGCCGACCACAACTACGAGCCTCCGTGCGATAATAACATCGTCGACGCCTCACCGGCGGTGTGGAATGCCCTGGGGCTCGACCAGGACGTCGGCATGGAGGGTATCACCTGGTCAGAGGA ATTAAAG GAAAAAAATGTGACGGTGATGGAACAATTAGACATCAATTTTCTTGCTCAGAAACTTACCTTGGAGTTGACAAACCAAGAAAAGGGACAGTATGTTACATGCCCAGTTAAACCAGTG GTAATCACTCTCCATATCCATGGTGCCGCATCGTCCACAGCTAGCAAGCACGTGCCAAAGCCCAGTGGTGGCCGCTGCCATATCAGCGGCTTCCTCTACGGCAAGGCTGGCAAGTGCAACAAGGAGAATGGCTCCGACTGCTGTATTCCCCGCCACCGCTACCCGCAGTTCAGGTGCTCGCCCCCAGTGTCCTTGAAGACAACGGCAACCTTGACGCTCAACAGCTTTGCCCGTGGGGGTGATGGTGGCGGGCCATCCTTCTGCGACGATCGCTACCACAAGGATAGCGAGCTGGTGGTGGCGCTGTCTACTGGGTGGCTGCGCCTCGACGGCACACGGCGGTGCAACAAGATGATCCGCATCAGCGGGAATAGGCGGTCTGTGTTGGCCAAGGTCGTCGACGAGTGTGATTCAGTGCATGGCTGTGACAAGGAACACAACTTTGAGCCGCCATGTGCAAACAACATCGTGGACGGGTCGCCAGCGGTATGGAAGGCGCTGGGGCTCAACAAGAACATTGGAGAATTCAAGATCATTTGGTCTGATGTGTGA